The Sebaldella sp. S0638 region TTTTTAGCTACAGTTCCTCCTGCATCGGCACATTTAGTATCAGCAAGTATTGTTTTAGACGGATAAAGAGCTCTAAGGCATCTTACTGCCTCCATTCCTTCTGCGAGACATAGTATAGTCCCCGCTTCTATAACATCAACCTCATTCCCCACCTGTGAAATAGATCTTATAGCGTCGCTTAATGTATTATTATCGAGGGCTATCTGTAATAATGGTCTTGCCATATTTTCCTCCCGTTATTTTATTTAAGATATTTTGATAAATTGAAACTTTTATATTATAAATTTTCAGAATAATTTATCTGTCGAATATCCAAAACCTCATTTGCCTTTTTTATATTCATTCTCTTCATAACCAATAAAATCCCCCCTTTTTAAAAACGTTGTATTTATTTCAAAAGTTCTATGATTTCATCAGTACTTTCTGCACTTCTGATTTTTTCAAATGCCGCTTCGTCATCAAAAAGCATTACTATCTGCGGAATTGCTTCCTCATTATGTATATCCGAACTTGTTGCTGCCAGACCTATTAATATGTCCACTTCCTGACCGTCAGGAAAGACAACGGGCTTTTCCAGTGTAACAAAGCTGAAACTGTCTTTTATTACTCCGCTTTCCGGTCTGTCATGCGGCATTGCCAGTCCCGGAGCCAGAATATAAAACGGCCCCAGTTCATTTGTCTTTTTTATAATTGCGTCCAGATATCTTTGTTCTACCGCTCCTGCATCTACCAGCGGTTTTATACATTTATTTACTGCCTCTTCCCATGTTTCGGCTTTTTGTTTTAATAGTATAGAATTATTTTCTATTAAAGATTCCAATAATGTCATATCTACTCTCCTTTACTCCTAAGCAATTCCTGCTTCTTTAAGCTTTTCTTCCAGCTCTTTTTCATCAAGAAGATTTAAAAGTCCTATAATTTTTGCTTTTGTTGCGTCTAATTCTTTTGCTATATGAACAGATGCCAGTATCAAATCATAGCTTCCTATTGCCGACTTAGCTTCTCCCATACTGCATGAATCCACCTGTGCGGGAATATTTAATCTTTTAAGAACATTTCCCACTTTCATTTTCATGATCATGCTTGTCCCCATTCCATTGCCGCACACTGCTAAAACTTTCATCATATATAATCAACTCTTTTCTCAAATTTTATTATTCTAAATTTTCGTTATAACTTTCCGGAGTACTTGCTCTTTTATACTGAATCCATGGTATAGCAAGCATAGACGCTATTACAATTATGTAACCTATCAGATGGAGTTTGTTTATTACCAGACCCTGAATTACCCATACCGTACTCTGGTCAATATTTCCATGCCATCCGCCGAATCCGCTGAGACCGAATATTATAATTGCCAGTGCCCCGCCCAGAACCTGAAGTATTCCTGATGCAAAAGATAATATCGCTGCTGCTCTTGCTCCTCCGCGTTTATCTGCGAAAACTGCAATTGTAGCATTATCGAAGAATACCGGAACGAATCCTGTTATTATTAATATAGGAGATTTGAATATAAGTAATCCTGCTATAGCCAGAAACTGACCAAGAGCACCGCACACAAACCCGAACAATACAGCATTTGGAGAACCAAAACCATACACTGCCGCACAGTCTACCGCTGGTAAAACACCCGGCAGTATTCTGCTTGAAATCCCTTGGAATGATGCTGTTAATTCTGCTACGAACATACGTACCCCCATCATTAACACTGCAAGATATACTGAGAACATTAATGATTTTGAAATTATGTAAGTCGGGAATGCTATATTAGCTGCAAATGTTTTGTCTATTTCTCTTAAATAAGGCTCTCCGAGTATTATCATAATCGCACCGAAGAATACAAGCATCAATGTTCCTGTTGCCACTATATTGTCATGAAATATAGAAAGCCAGTTAGGAAGATTTATATCATCAAGTCTCTTTTTAGGATTTCCTATTTTAGCTGCCACTTTATCTGCAAACCATACTGCGAACATCTGTTGATGCCCTATTGCAAATCCTGCATTATCAGTCAGTCTTTGTGTAGCTCCCACAGTAAGATTCGATGCTACTGCCCAGTATACTCCTACGAATATACCTATTAATACTGCTCCTATTCCATTTCTGTACTGCGGAAAAGCGAAGAATATCATCCATGTAGCCGTTGTTGCCTGCTGAACCATTATATGTCCTGTTATAAATAATGTACGTATTTTCGTTACCGGTCTGAATAATACAAGTACTATATTCAATACGAAACCTATAAGAAGAGATATCATGGTCCACGAACTCGTAAGTCCTATTGACTCAAGTGCTGTATTTACCGCATTTAATCCAAAATAAGGATCTATTACTGCCGCATTAAGACCAAATCTTCCGTTCAGTCCTGCAAGAATAGGTCTGAATGTACTTACAAGACCTCCTGCTCCTACGTTTAGGATCATATATCCTACAGTTCCTTTTATGAAAC contains the following coding sequences:
- a CDS encoding orotidine 5'-phosphate decarboxylase / HUMPS family protein, whose translation is MARPLLQIALDNNTLSDAIRSISQVGNEVDVIEAGTILCLAEGMEAVRCLRALYPSKTILADTKCADAGGTVAK
- a CDS encoding PTS sugar transporter subunit IIA, with translation MTLLESLIENNSILLKQKAETWEEAVNKCIKPLVDAGAVEQRYLDAIIKKTNELGPFYILAPGLAMPHDRPESGVIKDSFSFVTLEKPVVFPDGQEVDILIGLAATSSDIHNEEAIPQIVMLFDDEAAFEKIRSAESTDEIIELLK
- a CDS encoding PTS sugar transporter subunit IIB, with the translated sequence MMKVLAVCGNGMGTSMIMKMKVGNVLKRLNIPAQVDSCSMGEAKSAIGSYDLILASVHIAKELDATKAKIIGLLNLLDEKELEEKLKEAGIA
- a CDS encoding PTS ascorbate transporter subunit IIC; this encodes MGYLELIWQIFVDNILGKPEFFIGIIVFIGYLLLKKPIYEAFAGFIKGTVGYMILNVGAGGLVSTFRPILAGLNGRFGLNAAVIDPYFGLNAVNTALESIGLTSSWTMISLLIGFVLNIVLVLFRPVTKIRTLFITGHIMVQQATTATWMIFFAFPQYRNGIGAVLIGIFVGVYWAVASNLTVGATQRLTDNAGFAIGHQQMFAVWFADKVAAKIGNPKKRLDDINLPNWLSIFHDNIVATGTLMLVFFGAIMIILGEPYLREIDKTFAANIAFPTYIISKSLMFSVYLAVLMMGVRMFVAELTASFQGISSRILPGVLPAVDCAAVYGFGSPNAVLFGFVCGALGQFLAIAGLLIFKSPILIITGFVPVFFDNATIAVFADKRGGARAAAILSFASGILQVLGGALAIIIFGLSGFGGWHGNIDQSTVWVIQGLVINKLHLIGYIIVIASMLAIPWIQYKRASTPESYNENLE